CATAACCTCCCATTTGAACTGATTTCCTTTCCGTTTGGCACTTTGGCTCTTTGGGTAGCTGTGTTTTTCACAGTCATTTCCGGTTGGGACTATTTTGCGAAAAATTGGGACGCTCTTAAAACGTCAGATTAATGGGAGTGGTTGAATTGAAGATTGAAAAGAATGCTGAAATTATCGCTGTCGGCTCGGAACTTTTACTCGGGCAGATTGCGAATACGAATGCCCAGTTTATCAGCAAGCAGCTGGCGGAAATCGGTGTAAACATGTTTTACCATACCGTCGTAGGAGACAATGTATCCCGGCTCAAGCAAGTCATTAAAACGGCCCAAGAGCGCTCCGATTTTCTTATTTTTACCGGGGGGCTGGGACCGACAAAGGATGACCTGACAAAGGAAACAATTGCTGAAATTATCGGCCGCCCGCTGGTGATTAATGATGAAGCTATGGCTTCGATAGAAAGGTATTTTGCCAAAACGAACCGAATGATGTCACCGAACAACCGTAAGCAAGCACTTGTTCTTGAGGGATCTGATGTACTGGTGAATCGATTCGGCATGGCTCCGGGAATGCTTTTAGAAAGCAATGGCTGTTTTTATATGCTTCTTCCCGGACCGCCTAGCGAGATGAAGCCGATGGTAGAGCAGGAAGCTATCCCGCTCTTGCTTGAAAAATTTGGGCACAATGAAAAGATTGTCTCTAAGGTTCTCCGTTTTTTTGGAATTGGCGAATCTCAGCTTGAAACAGATTTGGAAGATATCATTGATTCTCAAACGAATCCTACGATCGCTCCTCTTGCCGCAGATGGGGAGGTCACTCTCCGTTTGACGGCCAAGCATGCTGATCAGGATGAAACAAAGCGATTGCTTGAAGAAGCAGAAGCAAAAATCATGGATCGTGTAGGCGAGTATTTTTATGGATACGATGATACTTCTCTTGTTGGTGAGCTTGTTAAGGCATGCAGGGAAAAAGGGTTGAGCCTTTCAGCTGCAGAAAGCTTTACCGGGGGGCTTTTTTCTGAAGGAATTACGAATATCAGCGGAGTCTCAAGTTTTTTTAAAGGGAGCGTTGTATGCTATACAAATGAGATGAAGAACTCTGTTGTCGGAGTGTCTGAACAAACACTCAGGCATCACGGGGCTGTAAGTGCAGAATGTGCGA
This window of the Bacillus gobiensis genome carries:
- a CDS encoding competence/damage-inducible protein A, with amino-acid sequence MKIEKNAEIIAVGSELLLGQIANTNAQFISKQLAEIGVNMFYHTVVGDNVSRLKQVIKTAQERSDFLIFTGGLGPTKDDLTKETIAEIIGRPLVINDEAMASIERYFAKTNRMMSPNNRKQALVLEGSDVLVNRFGMAPGMLLESNGCFYMLLPGPPSEMKPMVEQEAIPLLLEKFGHNEKIVSKVLRFFGIGESQLETDLEDIIDSQTNPTIAPLAADGEVTLRLTAKHADQDETKRLLEEAEAKIMDRVGEYFYGYDDTSLVGELVKACREKGLSLSAAESFTGGLFSEGITNISGVSSFFKGSVVCYTNEMKNSVVGVSEQTLRHHGAVSAECAKELAAGIKSVSGSDIGISFTGVAGPDSQEGHPPGKVFIGIAITGKQVLSFEFIFAGTRSGIRKRSAKYGSYLLLKELENE